One window from the genome of Toxotes jaculatrix isolate fToxJac2 chromosome 17, fToxJac2.pri, whole genome shotgun sequence encodes:
- the cfap99 gene encoding cilia- and flagella-associated protein 99, which translates to MASSYGSLVKEAIVLLDKFNAGRQCLDDFIEDASKDLQNLDDHHKKFILDVVSGCTEHKSLLDVVINVFYGHIGKNLSRADRSRFVIICYITTFVLDDIGLQHFSNIVKSLDIKKMHTFLNFFFTNLTTWIQEEWNTIYDAAYVEKHWIAPLIRWRPEIDILMDQLAVKITRGTQVKKAPIKTTEPQEFSLTKPKPQLLPMPEPTPQQEKSKPVPKSTYTAPKEMQIIEEIKQKNHQKTEELLYVANMKQFRCVNPQKSEHTKRVMSQIREDMDSKLKFNSFHSSGCPSSNKTNNWSIKLNSAAILRQGALYNRQVEKELKRMERLIEGAREPSSFLQWQKEMREKDFQEELAKIERRRLEGRISYEEAAMARTHIMERNQKTAQMKKEETAQLMRSYAEKRLQEEKEMRDLVQQVAEGHKNSKSAKEKLHKFKQSIVKEVSEQSRELLRQALEEAQAELSRKFEIICEIRAIESLPHTTVKNFDDTETAGHELLGEMSLAELKERLTLLKEAQQIEQQEKREHILEVKQNKKQLLLEQMDTINVHRRALAQAAAVSKGERKARLDVRQTVTQDETLLALQKKLEEKQQERQRLKQIESNKAKTSEQATAHTVKNTGTHNKKSLKSKTWEELELSLEHHIQKDAPYAVSQWDT; encoded by the exons ATGGCATCAAGCTATGGATCACTTGTCAAGGAGGCCATTGTGTTGCTTGATAAGTTCAATGCTGGCAGACAGTGTTTGGATGACTTCATAGAAGATGCTTCAAAAGACCTGCAG AACCTGGATGATCATCATAAGAAGTTCATACTTGACGTGGTCTCTGGATGCACTGAGCACAAAAGCTTATTGGACGTAGTTATCAATGTCTTCTATGGCCATATTGGGAAAAACTTATCCAGAGCTGATCGCAGCCGGTTTGTTA TTATCTGTTACATCACTACATTTGTCCTTGATGACATTGGGCTTCAGCATTTTAGCAACATTGTCAAATCTCTGGACATCAAGAAGATGCATACA TTCCTGAATTTCTTCTTCACAAACCTCACCACATGGATACAAGAAGAGTGGAATACAATCTACGATGCTGCCTATGTGGAGAAACACTGGATTGCCCCCCTGATAAG ATGGCGCCCTGAGATTGATATTCTCATGGACCAGCTTGCTGTCAAAATAACTCGTGGGACACAGGTCAAGAAGGCTCCAATCAAAACCACTGAGCCTCAGGAGTTCTCTCTCACCAAACCTAAACCTCAGCTTCTGCCTATGCCTGAGCCCACCCCACAGCAGGAAAAATCCAAACCA GTACCAAAGAGCACATACACAGCTCCAAAGGAGATGCAGATAATAGAGgagataaaacaaaagaacCATCAAAAGACTGAG GAACTGCTGTATGTGGCAAATATGAAGCAGTTCAGATGTGTAAACCCACAGAAGTCTGAACACACCAAG CGAGTGATGTCCCAGATTAGGGAAGACATGGATTCAAAACTCAAATTcaattcatttcattcttcTGGATGTCCTTCCAGCAACAAG ACCAACAACTGGTCCATCAAACTCAACAGTGCAGCTATCCTGAGGCAGGGGGCTCTATATAACCGTCAGGTGGAGAAGGAGTTGAAGAG AATGGAGCGTTTGATAGAGGGGGCACGTGAGCCCTCGTCTTTCCTGCAGTGGCAGAAGGAGATGCGTGAGAAGGACTTTCAGGAGGAGCTGGCCAAGATTGAGCGCAGGCGTCTGGAAGGACGCATCAGTTATGAGGAGGCAGCTATGGCTCGCACGCACATAATGGAACGCAACCAGAAGACTGCTCagatgaagaaagaggag ACAGCTCAGCTGATGCGGAGCTATGCTGAGAAAAGGTtgcaagaggaaaaagaaatgagagactTGGTGCAGCAAGTGGCAGAGGGACACAAGAACTCCAAATCAGCTAAAGAGAAGTTACACAAATTCAAGCAAAGTATAG TGAAGGAAGTCTCAGAGCAAAGTCGAGAGCTCCTTCGTCAAGCACTAGAGGAAGCACAGGCAGAACTAAGcagaaaatttgaaattatctGCGAAATCCGCGCCATCGAGTCGCTTCCTCACACTACAGTCAAGAATTTTGATGACACAGAG ACTGCAGGCCATGAGCTGCTGGGAGAGATGTCCCTTGCTGAGCTGAAGGAGAGGCTGACCCTTTTGAAGGAAGCCCAGCAAatagagcagcaggagaaacgGGAGCACATCTTAGAGGTGAAGCAGAAcaagaagcagctgctgttagAGCAGATGGACACGATCAACGTCCACAGGAGGGCACTGGCACAGGCTGCTGCCGTCAG TAAAGGGGAGAGGAAAGCCAGGCTGGACGTTCGACAGACGGTGACTCAAGATGAGACACTCTTGGCTCTGCAGAAGAAgcttgaggagaaacagcaaGAGCGCCAAAGACTGAAGCAAATTGAAAGCAACAAGGCCAAAACCTCTGAACAAGCCACAGCgcacactgttaaaaacacagggacacacaacAAA AAAAGCTTGAAGTCAAAAACGtgggaggagctggagctgagtTTAGAGCATCATATACAGAAGGACGCTCCTTATGCTGTTTCTCAGTGGGATACATAA